Genomic window (Oryza sativa Japonica Group chromosome 3, ASM3414082v1):
CAGGCAATGCTGAATGCTCTTGCTAAAAACAAAAATGTTGGATGTAGCTCGTAAACCAGCAAAGCGTACCAGCTCTGTGCCCAAAAAGATTACGAGACTGCCAAGCTCATAGTCATATGTACATGATTTCCCTTTTCCCCActtatatactactccctcctttcctaaatgtttgacaccgttgacttttttaaacatgtttgaccgttcgttttattcaaaaacttttgtgatatgtgtaaaactatatgtatatataaatgtatatttaacaataaatcaaatgatagaaaaagaattaacaattacttaaattttttgaataagacgaaaggtcaaatatttttaaaaaagtcaacggcgtcaaacattttgggatttttaaaaaagtcaacagcgtcaaacattttgagatggagatagtatatatttcacagttTAACTAAACAACCACAGTCCACAGGGATAAACAAGTAGGAAAACCGTCATTTCCCAGGTTTCGTTCTTTTCAGAGCAACAATCCTATTGGTGTAGAATATCCACCCTAGAACATAAGACAATGTCCTCCATTCTCTACACCCGGCCTTGGGCTTAGATATCGTTGCAACGAAGCCTTTCAGTGCAGCTCAAGGTCTTTGTGTGTCAAAGGATACAGATGGATCTGCACAACGATAGTAATCTTCACTGAATGAGGGATGACTGGCGCAATCATCATAAACCAAATTAGAGAACTTTATCCATTGTCTGTGATACTACGGGTGGTCCATGGCCACCAAGTGGGGGTAAATCGGGCTGATATTGATTTTCATTGCTTTCTGCAGTTCCCAGTTGACAAGGATCCAATGTCAGCTGATGGTATGCTTGACTGGCTCAAACCAAAACCATCAGTAGAAACCTGTGTTGGGAATTGGTTATATTCATTTGCGAGCAATGATGGAGATCTCACATCGAGGAGCTGTGAATGATTTGATGGAAGTGCTGTTTCATTGTTATAGGTGAATATACATTCTTCCAATTTTCATACGCTTGCTTCACAGCTGCATGTGCTTCAGCCTAGAAAGAACAAAAGTCAGGGTTAAAAAAATGGTCCAGATTTTAACTGGTGGAGGGAAATACACAAGAATCTTCTCTAAGTAACTAGgttgagagagaaaatgtgaaTACCTTATCCTTTTCCATAAGATCATCAGCACAAACGAACTTCTCAGATATTAGCCCTCTCACTTCTCCAACAACATTGAACACGACAGCTGTTTTGATTAGGCTGTGTGGATAGTACAAATGCACCTTGTCAGTGAGAATACAAGTTTTTGAATGCTCAACTGTGACCTCCCACATCTTTGTTGACATACCACTGCCCAATATCTGCATGGTTTGAGAATAAGAGGGCCAATATATCCATATATTTTGCTGAATAGCACTATCATCTGCAAAAGCATGCTACAACACAATTAAACAATGACAAATTCAGACATATGGATAGAAATGTGACATCTGCTTGCTGAGGAAAAAACTTTTGAGCTCAGATTACCATGACCATCCACAGAAAAACAATTTATTCATTCAAATCTAAGAAATATATTGTTTCATGGTTTTATATTTCTCAACATAACAAAATAATGCTTTTAACCACACTTACGGCTGCATGTCCAACTGGAATTATGTGTGAATGATAGTTCCCCCATTGTACTGATGCCGTTAGTAAGGCCAACAAAAATGTCCCCAGAAGCAAGGTTCATTTGCCTTCCCTTGCTCTAATAATGTTATTGTTAAACTCCTGAGCTGTCCAGTCATCGCCTTCTCCACCTTCAAAATCCCCCTCTAAAACTACTATTTCAACTTTCATCAGGGACTCATCGCCTGATGCTACAACTTCTCTGGTAACAGTGTCAACTAGAGCAATAGTTATGCTTAAGGAGCTCTCTCCTTCAATCTTGGAGCTAGTGAAAATTGGAAGTGAAAGCTTAGTCATGAACTGTAGCTGGAAATTTTTCGATGTAGGTGGAACAACGTCCATGACAGTTCTAATGGGAAAATAAGAAATCAAGTTGTTAAACTTAAAGAAAGCTGCATTAgcttaatgaatctatacagtGGCTGATACTTGTCAAATAGTAGTTTAAGACAGTGTTACAATGTCGTACCTTGCCATCATAATGGCATGATTTGCAAACGCTGACTCGATTTCTTCTTTCACCTAGAAATTACAATCGGATAAAACATCAAGGCCTGAAGGCCATCATTGGACAGCCAAATAACACATGGCTGAAGAAAATCCTGCCTAGGATAAACTTTCAATGGCTTTGGGTGAAAATACTATCTTCTAAATAGAAACAAATGAAACCAAAAAATGGAGGTCAGGAATTAACAGTCTTCCAGGGATTAAATACTTGTTAGGTTTCAATTTACGGATTTACAGGGTTCCTTACATTAAGTTGAAGACTACAAGTAGGGTTTGTGTaattcaaaagtacaaaacagATCTAAGAATGCCAGCTGCACCAGATACAGATGAAACTTTCGATAAAATTATGAATGAACAATATAAAAGCCACGTTAGCAACAAACATAACCCTAAGCCCAACAGAACAAAAGGGGATACAGATAAAACATGCACATCATATACCAAAAAGTCATATCTTCCTATAAATTCATGACACATGGGTGAGAAATGGAAAATAAGAAAGTAGGTTCCATAGGCTGCCTCACCATTCTTCGGATGAGGGGCTCAATAGCCATGAACAACTTTTCAATGCTGCTTTTCTGCATCACCTCCGTGATCATCCTGCACGAAGGCAAGCCACACACCGGCACCAAATCAGACAACCAACCACACAAACACAACCATGGGGGTTCCAATCGAGTTCTCAAAGATAACGGAGGGGATATACTCGCGGAGGGCAGGGACCATCTGATGCTTGGGCTCCCCGTAGCGgtggggcggcgacgagctccCAGCCCCAGATTTGGCTGGGCCAGGGGCCCCCATGCCTCCGCTCTGCTACCGCTGctctcctccagctgccgcttCTGCGACATCTCCGGCCACCGCTGTGCACCTCGCCTCCGCCCTCATCTTCGCTGGCCCCGACCTaaatgattgtttttttttccataaaaatgACCTGAAATTGCGTGGGCGAACCAGCCCACTAGGCCACACAAAATACAAAGACTAGCCTAGTCTAAGGCAAGTCGGCCTAAAAAAACTTTTTACATCTATTATTGTTCGATTCGATTCAGTTATTTTCACCTTTTTTATAAAGATTCAACCACCAACCCTGACCATATAAAGACCTGACTTTGTAGGCAGGAATGCAGAAGTGACATGGCTTCATAAAGTTTATTCTCTAAAAAGGCTTGATCAAGTTTATTCACCACTTGCATGAACGGAATTGAAATGCTATCCTTTTTATCTGGACAGGATAAAACCAAGAGTAGAATTTGGTGAAAAGGGGCCAAATGGAGCAGAAATGAAAAGCTGCAGTGTCAgttcaagaaaaaagaaaagaaaagctgcAGTGCACTTGAACTTGAACCAGATGGTGGAACAGAGATAACATTCACATTGCTTTCATTGTTATCTGAAAATGAGAGTTCAACCAATGGAGATGACACATTCCTTCTTGGATAAGCATGTGGCAAAGCAAAGGACTTCAAGGTCAAGAGAGGATAATTAACAAAAGACCATATGTCTTGCTGATACATACAATTGGCTATTAGAAATGGGAAAGGCAACATTCCCATGATTACTAGAACACTTATCTTCCACAAGTCAAGCAAAGCACACAGCGTTCCATGAACCACACCTTCCTTGAGGAAACAGGCCAGTCacaacatcacaaatacatTCTAAAGAAAGATTTTACATCTCCCTTAAGATTGTCAATACCTTTCTCCCAGCAATCAAATCTCGAGTCTGCTCTACCTTAAAATCAAGCACATCGGTTCCACTCGGTCTTCAGTAACTGCTTAAGCGTACAGGTAACAGTTAACTCACGGCAACTATACCAAGAAAAAACAGTTTGCAATGAAATCCAGTTTAAGTCTAGCTGAACCTGATAAGAAGCCACTAACAAAGCTTGAAACCACAAGAACATTATATATTTCTATCATGCTTGATAAGTGAAACCAAAGGTAGCATTGAAATGTTGCCAAAAACTAAGGTAGCGTAGTGTTGAAATGACTGTAAAAAAATTGCTACTGCTGGCAGTGATCACAGTGGGATGTAATCTGAGATTTAAAGCACTGCAATAAGTCTGGTCAGGCTAAGGGAAAACGAGTGTTAGGAACCATTTGCAACTTGTCTCAAGTTAGTATTAAGGTTGTTAGTTTCAAAGTATCATAGCAGTTGAAAGGCttctattcaattttttttttactctgagCAATGCACAGTATAAACATCAAAAGCCTATAATTATCGGACTATAAACAGAGATCTCAGTTGAATCCAACGTTACTACTTGGTACATCAGCAAAGCCAACCCACATACATTGCTGGTGCCTGGTGGGGAGCATAGGCTGTGTTTTCAGTGCCTCGTTTGGTCAAAAGACATGACCAAACCCCACATAACCTACAGTTCTCAAGCATGACCTTTTTATCTAGGAAAACTATTGAAGGATAATGAACTAACTTGATGGGTATATAACCACTTTAACCCAGGGCGACAAAGAAAACATAGGTAGGATCAAAATGCAACCAACCTACATAACTGATGAAATTATAAGTTGTTGACAAATGGCTATACCATAATTGTAACTGACAAAGAACAACTAGCTAACAGGAGTTCTCTAGAACAATGCAACATCAAGATGGCAATTCATGAGGCCGTTCCATGTCAGTGGAAGTTGAATTCAAAATTATCAAGTGCCCAAACAAATATGAGTTCTCAGTCTTAATGCCACAAGTGTCTCCGCAATCAAATATTCATGTCATACCGATATCCCCATATCTCTGAACGGATCCATGTCACGATCTCCTAAAATTAAGGAGTTCTGATAGAAAAATTGTGCATAATCTCTTGAGGATACAAGCCAGGAAGGTGTTGCGGCTAAAACGAATCTACAGAGCAGAACGATCCGCTAGTTTACATTCTAAGACAACGTAATGTAGGATCAAGTGATAGTGTGATCTCGTCTGAGAGAAGGGGGCACGAACCCTAGGGTTTGCGAAGACCGGAGGGGAAAAGCGACGCGGCTTTTGCGGACGGCGCCGCGGTGGCGTTGGACGCGGGgctgggtgcggcggcggcggtggtcggaggAGCCGCGGAGGAGAGCTCGCggacgagggcggcgagggcctcggggttGGCGCCGCGGTCGCAGAGCGCCATGAGCAGCGACAGCGTGTGGCGGTCGAGGCCGGTGTCGAGGATCTGAGACATCTGGAACGCCAGCTCCAGCGACTCCTtcgcctgcctcgccgccgccgactccgccTCCATATCGGGCGGCGCCGTCGCTTCCGGCTTCCGGAGTCCGATACTCCGGTTGGTGGGGGTAGCTCTGGTTCAGAGTTACTGTGCACGGTAGCGGCCGCGATCACGCGATGCAGGTGATTTGGTGAAAACCAGGATCCAGCGAGAAATCAAGAGCTGTGGCCTGCATTTGCAAAAGCCATACGGTTACGCACTTATCACGGATATCACGTGCAGTATGATAAATCTCACGGTAGCAGTACGGTTTTTTACGGTAATGTGTAATTATCGGGATAACCGTCTTATTATGGGGTGGTGGTAAACTCACCCAAAATAGTTTAGTAAACCCTGATTCTGACTTGGTAACATGAAACTTTGGCAAATTTCAATTAAATTTCTGTCGGATTTTATTGATTTATGTATGACCTCTTAAAAATCATTTGAAATTTCGCTCGAAATCTACTTTTATCCCGTGCGAGGCTTGAAAATTTACCTCGCTTGAAAATTTACGGTTTTTAGTCAAAAAGTTAAACTTGCTATTGCTAGCACACATGTATATCTACTCATGATCCAATTACATAACTAGAgaacatggattttttttaccttttgattattttttaaaaaacttattttataaatagacccATGAAATAACTTATTACAGGAATAGACTATTTTTATGGCGCCAACATCATTAGCGTCATGATCTAACATGATTATGTCAACGACGTTGGCATTGTCCCTATCACCCGCAAAAGTAAAAGTTAAGTAACTAATATAAAGGGGGTCGGTCATTGGCACCAATTACTATTTGTAAAAAATATTACGAATGACATATTtgcaattaaaaaatatatatttacaaatagGTTTTCGATGCCGATGACACATCGAGGGTctaaatgtaaatatatttattataaatagatcattttttaaaaaaatcacaaatatgTCCTCGACGTCGATATACTTTATACTAGGGgattccccgcgctttgcttcggaaattactaagtaaattt
Coding sequences:
- the LOC4334622 gene encoding mitotic-spindle organizing protein 1B; translated protein: MEAESAAARQAKESLELAFQMSQILDTGLDRHTLSLLMALCDRGANPEALAALVRELSSAAPPTTAAAAPSPASNATAAPSAKAASLFPSGLRKP